From the genome of Flavobacterium luteolum, one region includes:
- a CDS encoding DNA topoisomerase IV subunit B: MLEQNQYTEDNIRSLDWKEHIRMRPGMYIGKLGDGSSPDDGIYILLKEVLDNCIDEFVMGSGKTIEVTIKDKTVSVRDYGRGIPLGKVVDVVSKMNTGGKYDSKAFQKSVGLNGVGTKAVNALSNYFRVESVREDKQKAAEFSAGNLVLEEDVIETTKRKGTKVTFTPDETIFKNYKFRLEYVIKMVKNYCYLNNGLTIIFNGEKYYSENGLRDLLEETISEEDLEYPIIHLKEHDIEVALTHSKTQYSEEYHSFVNGQNTTQGGTHLAAYREAVVKTIREFYNKNFEASDVRKSIVSAISIKVMEPVFESQTKTKLGSTDMGSDDGTPAVSVRTFVNDFIKTKLDNYLHKNPATAEALLRKILQAERERKELSGIRKLATDRAKKANLHNKKLRDCRAHLPDTKNPRNLESTLFITEGDSASGSITKSRDVNTQAVFSLRGKPLNSYGMTKKIVYENEEFNLLQAALDIEDGLEKLRYNNIVIATDADVDGMHIRLLLITFFLQFFPELIKEGHLYILQTPLFRVRNKKETIYCYSEEERKDAIEKLKPKPEITRFKGLGEISPDEFKNFIGDTIRLDPVMMDKHTSIEQLLSFYMGKNTPDRQDFIIKNLKVEIDELEEV, from the coding sequence ATGCTAGAGCAAAATCAATATACCGAAGATAATATTCGTTCACTTGATTGGAAAGAACATATCCGTATGCGTCCGGGAATGTATATCGGGAAACTTGGAGACGGTTCTTCTCCAGACGATGGTATTTATATTCTTTTAAAAGAGGTTTTAGATAACTGTATCGATGAGTTTGTAATGGGCTCTGGAAAAACTATTGAGGTAACGATAAAAGATAAAACGGTTTCGGTTCGTGATTACGGACGTGGAATTCCGTTGGGGAAAGTGGTCGATGTAGTTTCGAAAATGAACACAGGAGGAAAGTACGATTCTAAAGCTTTCCAGAAATCAGTTGGTTTAAATGGTGTCGGAACAAAAGCAGTAAATGCACTTTCAAATTATTTTCGCGTAGAATCTGTTCGTGAAGACAAACAAAAAGCAGCGGAGTTTTCTGCTGGAAATTTGGTTTTAGAAGAAGATGTTATTGAGACCACAAAACGTAAAGGAACAAAAGTAACTTTTACGCCAGACGAAACGATTTTCAAAAACTATAAATTCCGTCTAGAATATGTGATTAAAATGGTTAAAAACTATTGTTATCTAAACAATGGTTTGACTATTATTTTCAACGGAGAAAAATACTATTCAGAAAACGGACTTCGTGATTTATTAGAAGAAACAATCAGCGAAGAAGATTTAGAATACCCAATTATCCACTTAAAAGAACATGATATTGAGGTTGCGCTTACTCACAGTAAAACGCAATATAGCGAAGAATACCACTCTTTTGTGAACGGTCAGAATACAACACAAGGAGGAACGCACTTAGCCGCTTATCGTGAGGCGGTTGTAAAAACGATTCGTGAATTTTACAATAAGAATTTCGAAGCATCAGACGTTCGTAAATCGATTGTGAGTGCGATTAGTATTAAAGTAATGGAACCGGTTTTTGAGTCTCAGACCAAAACAAAATTAGGTTCTACAGATATGGGTTCTGATGATGGAACGCCTGCTGTTTCTGTTCGTACTTTCGTTAACGATTTCATTAAAACGAAACTAGATAATTACCTGCATAAAAATCCAGCAACTGCCGAGGCTTTATTGCGTAAAATTCTTCAGGCAGAACGTGAGCGTAAAGAATTATCTGGAATTAGAAAACTGGCGACAGATCGTGCTAAGAAAGCCAATCTTCACAATAAAAAATTAAGAGACTGCCGTGCGCATCTTCCAGATACCAAAAACCCAAGAAACTTAGAAAGTACGCTTTTCATTACCGAGGGAGATTCGGCTTCTGGATCGATTACAAAGTCGCGTGACGTAAATACGCAAGCGGTTTTCAGTTTGCGTGGTAAGCCTTTGAATTCATACGGAATGACAAAGAAAATCGTGTATGAAAATGAAGAGTTCAACTTATTGCAAGCAGCGCTTGATATCGAAGACGGATTAGAAAAATTACGTTACAATAATATCGTAATCGCAACCGATGCCGATGTCGACGGAATGCACATTCGTTTGCTTTTGATTACGTTCTTTTTACAATTTTTCCCAGAATTAATCAAAGAAGGACATTTGTATATTTTACAAACACCGCTTTTCAGGGTTCGTAATAAAAAAGAAACCATTTATTGTTATTCTGAAGAAGAAAGAAAAGACGCCATCGAAAAATTAAAACCAAAACCAGAAATTACCCGATTTAAAGGTTTGGGAGAGATTTCTCCAGATGAGTTTAAAAACTTTATTGGAGATACGATCCGCCTTGATCCGGTTATGATGGACAAGCATACTTCAATCGAGCAGTTATTATCTTTCTACATGGGTAAAAATACACCTGACAGACAAGATTTTATTATCAAAAATCTGAAGGTTGAGATTGATGAGCTAGAGGAGGTTTAA
- a CDS encoding DNA gyrase/topoisomerase IV subunit A yields MKDEEDDNIIPSDDENNQDENHIDDNQNGDDDEIIDVDAKHFEGQHFYENQEEEGEDVITKVTGMYKDWFLDYASYVILERAVPAIEDGFKPVQRRIMHSLKELDDGRYNKVANVVGHTMQYHPHGDASIGDAMVQIGQKDLLIDCQGNWGNILTGDGAAASRYIEARLSKFALEVLYSPKITDWGVSYDGRRAEPNNLPVKFPLLLAQGAEGIAVGLSTKVLPHNFNELIDASIKILKGKSFTLYPDFMTAGIADVSNYHDGMRGGRVRVRAKISQLDKNTLVITQIPFSTNTSSLIDSILKANEKGKIKIKKIEDNTAADVEILIHLFPGVSPDKTIDALFAFTACETSVAPLGCVIEDNKPLFIGVSEMLKISTHRTVDLLRQELEIQLEELKNKWHFSTLEKIFIREEMYIDFKLYGDRESLYKYLYDRFEPFKKSFVREINDDDLQRLTQIPMIRITRFDSDKADDLIAKLEDEMKEVEHNLEHLTDFAIAYFTKLKEKYGKGRERQTELRVFDNVEATKVVLRNTKLYVNREEGFVGTSLKKDEYVGDCSDIDDVIVFLRDGTLMITKVDAKTFIGKDIIHAAVFDKNDKRTIYNMMYRDGKSGPSYIKRFNVTGVTRDKAYDLTNGTNGSQVVYFSHNPNGEAEVVTILLRQVGTIKKLKFDIDFAKLAIKGRGSKGNLVTKYPIKKIELKEKGISTLLPRKVWFDDTVKRLNVDARGELLGEFKPSDKILVISQSGKLKVIIPELSTHFEEDMIVLEKWKPKKPISAIYYDGEKERYFLKRFLVENEGKEESFITDHPNSQLEIVSTDYRPVAQLIFAKVKGVQKDDLHIDVEDFIAVKGFKALGNQLTTDKLRQVNLLDPLPYEEPVEEVPEKPEIPEDDSVETELDDDGQIGLVLE; encoded by the coding sequence ATGAAAGACGAAGAAGACGATAACATAATTCCAAGCGACGACGAGAATAATCAAGATGAAAACCATATTGATGACAATCAAAATGGAGATGACGATGAGATTATCGATGTAGATGCGAAGCATTTCGAAGGACAGCATTTTTACGAAAATCAGGAAGAAGAAGGAGAAGACGTTATTACGAAAGTAACCGGAATGTACAAAGACTGGTTTTTGGATTACGCTTCGTATGTAATTCTAGAACGTGCAGTTCCTGCTATCGAGGACGGATTTAAACCTGTTCAGCGTCGTATTATGCACTCTTTAAAAGAGTTGGATGATGGTCGTTATAATAAAGTTGCCAATGTTGTTGGTCACACCATGCAGTATCATCCACATGGAGATGCGAGTATTGGTGACGCCATGGTGCAGATTGGTCAGAAAGATTTATTGATTGACTGTCAAGGAAACTGGGGAAATATTTTAACGGGTGACGGAGCAGCTGCTTCGCGTTATATTGAGGCACGTTTATCTAAATTTGCTTTGGAGGTTTTATATTCTCCAAAAATTACCGATTGGGGTGTTTCGTATGATGGTCGTCGTGCAGAACCAAACAATCTCCCTGTAAAATTCCCATTGCTTTTAGCACAAGGTGCAGAAGGTATTGCAGTTGGACTTTCTACAAAAGTATTGCCTCATAACTTCAATGAATTGATTGACGCTTCGATCAAGATTTTAAAAGGAAAATCGTTTACGCTTTATCCAGACTTCATGACTGCTGGTATTGCTGACGTGTCAAATTATCATGATGGAATGCGTGGCGGACGTGTGCGTGTGCGTGCTAAAATTTCTCAATTAGACAAAAATACATTGGTCATTACGCAAATTCCGTTTTCGACTAATACATCGAGTTTAATTGACAGTATTTTGAAAGCCAATGAAAAAGGTAAAATCAAGATCAAGAAAATCGAAGACAATACGGCTGCCGATGTTGAAATTTTAATTCACCTTTTCCCAGGTGTTTCCCCAGACAAAACAATCGACGCACTGTTTGCTTTTACAGCCTGTGAAACTTCTGTTGCACCTTTAGGATGCGTTATTGAAGATAACAAGCCGTTGTTTATCGGAGTTTCTGAAATGTTGAAAATTTCAACGCACAGAACAGTCGATTTACTTCGTCAGGAATTAGAAATTCAGTTAGAAGAATTAAAAAACAAGTGGCATTTTTCTACTTTAGAAAAGATCTTCATTCGTGAAGAAATGTATATCGACTTCAAATTATATGGAGATAGAGAATCACTATACAAATATTTATACGATCGTTTTGAGCCTTTCAAAAAATCATTTGTCAGAGAAATTAATGATGATGATTTACAGCGTTTGACTCAAATTCCGATGATTCGTATTACACGTTTCGACTCTGATAAAGCCGATGATTTAATTGCTAAGTTAGAAGACGAAATGAAAGAAGTAGAGCATAATCTAGAACATTTAACAGATTTTGCAATTGCTTATTTTACCAAATTAAAAGAAAAATACGGAAAAGGACGCGAACGCCAGACAGAACTTCGTGTTTTTGATAACGTTGAAGCTACGAAAGTAGTTTTAAGAAATACAAAACTATATGTAAACCGTGAAGAAGGTTTCGTAGGAACAAGTTTAAAGAAAGATGAATACGTAGGAGACTGTTCTGATATTGATGATGTTATCGTGTTTTTACGAGATGGAACATTGATGATTACAAAAGTCGATGCCAAAACCTTTATTGGAAAAGACATTATACACGCTGCAGTTTTCGATAAAAACGATAAACGTACTATTTACAATATGATGTACCGTGATGGTAAATCTGGACCGTCATATATAAAACGTTTTAATGTTACGGGAGTTACGCGCGATAAAGCTTACGATTTGACTAACGGAACAAATGGTTCGCAAGTTGTTTATTTTTCGCACAATCCAAATGGAGAAGCTGAGGTTGTGACTATTTTGCTTCGTCAGGTTGGAACAATCAAGAAACTGAAATTCGATATTGATTTTGCTAAACTGGCTATTAAAGGCCGTGGCTCTAAAGGAAATTTGGTGACCAAATATCCAATCAAGAAAATCGAATTAAAAGAAAAAGGAATTTCAACTTTATTGCCAAGAAAAGTTTGGTTTGACGATACTGTAAAACGTTTAAATGTTGATGCAAGAGGCGAATTGTTAGGTGAATTTAAGCCAAGCGATAAAATTTTAGTAATCAGCCAAAGCGGTAAATTAAAAGTTATTATTCCAGAATTATCAACTCATTTTGAGGAAGATATGATTGTCCTAGAAAAATGGAAGCCTAAAAAACCAATTTCTGCTATTTATTATGATGGTGAAAAAGAGCGTTATTTCTTGAAACGCTTTCTGGTAGAAAATGAAGGAAAAGAAGAGAGTTTTATTACAGACCATCCAAATTCACAACTAGAGATCGTTTCTACAGATTATCGTCCAGTAGCGCAATTGATATTTGCAAAAGTAAAAGGAGTCCAAAAAGACGATTTACATATTGATGTAGAAGACTTTATAGCCGTAAAAGGTTTTAAAGCTCTAGGGAATCAATTGACAACAGATAAATTAAGGCAAGTTAACTTGTTAGATCCGCTTCCTTATGAAGAGCCAGTCGAAGAAGTTCCTGAAAAACCAGAAATTCCAGAAGATGATTCTGTGGAGACAGAATTAGATGACGACGGCCAGATAGGCTTGGTTTTAGAATAA
- a CDS encoding AAA family ATPase produces MEEEKNVFSAELLSALEIAKKIAKNNSNKYYSASHLLKAILNRDLSLLKRLESMGKDVYYLDEWAEVRIEEEPKTIHVLDAEPSDLIDDVIKEAESVRIALNEDEISLYSTIIALSSPGVGFNFDQMKSYPISRNELLEDQIILPQTDNGTKQEVKKGFLSKYCVHKNLEKIKKRASAIGRETELNAIKEILCRFSKPNVLLIGDRGIGKSILIDTLIQDVIANQVPDVLNKVQLFELDLSSLIAGASYKGEIEDLLKNCIQELKQYPKAILIIEEIHVLLDKHGGDSGVSNVLKGELVKGLNIIATSTIDEYSKRIEKEQGLAGMFEIVKLEEADDQTLFRMIRESIKSYQEHHKIQIDDETISESIRLSKRYLKEKSLPESAINLIDHTMSVLKTSGETFLNEKQSITNKLNLLKENKDNLSENQLLKEYKWFLHDLTNKTAFLIDIDEQNEKINFETSESILNYIENLISTLEEKALDKRSHIEAFDLSLIIAKKTGIPAGKLKEEEKLKLNTIEEVLCRRVIGQDHCIETVAGSILESRSGLSKAGQPIASFFFLGPTGTGKTELAKSLAEFLFQDENAIIRFDMSEFKEEHSAALLYGAPPGYVGYEEGGLLVNKIRQKPYSIVLFDEIEKAHPSVFDVFLQIMDEGKLHDRLGKEGDFSNAIILFTSNIGADHIVNTFNNGDIPTSSSLMEIMANYFRPEFLGRLTEIVPFAPINKENALKIFEIHLRKEFIDLLNNSKITVEIPLETKLYLAENGYNAKYGARPIKNIIRTHLRRTLAKKIISGEVKDNDNISVIIENNEVKWIIAESVVIEN; encoded by the coding sequence ATGGAAGAAGAAAAAAATGTTTTCAGTGCAGAACTATTAAGCGCATTAGAAATTGCTAAGAAAATTGCTAAAAACAATTCAAATAAATACTATTCGGCATCCCATTTATTAAAAGCCATTTTAAACAGAGATTTATCACTTTTGAAACGGCTTGAATCTATGGGCAAAGATGTTTATTATCTTGATGAATGGGCAGAAGTTCGAATCGAAGAAGAGCCCAAAACCATTCATGTACTTGATGCTGAGCCTAGTGATTTGATTGATGATGTCATAAAAGAGGCAGAATCTGTGCGAATAGCTTTGAATGAAGATGAGATTAGTCTTTATTCCACTATAATTGCTTTAAGTTCTCCCGGCGTAGGTTTCAATTTTGATCAAATGAAATCTTACCCTATCTCAAGAAATGAATTATTAGAGGATCAAATTATACTTCCGCAAACTGATAATGGTACAAAACAAGAAGTTAAAAAAGGTTTTTTAAGCAAATATTGTGTTCATAAAAACCTTGAAAAAATTAAAAAAAGAGCATCTGCGATTGGTCGTGAAACCGAATTGAATGCCATAAAAGAAATACTCTGCCGATTTTCTAAACCAAATGTTCTGCTTATAGGCGATCGCGGCATTGGGAAATCAATTTTAATCGACACTCTTATTCAAGATGTAATAGCCAATCAAGTTCCAGATGTTTTAAACAAAGTACAGCTTTTTGAACTTGATTTGTCGTCACTTATTGCTGGAGCTTCATACAAAGGCGAAATAGAAGATCTCTTAAAAAACTGTATTCAGGAACTTAAGCAATATCCAAAAGCCATCTTAATTATTGAAGAAATTCATGTTTTACTTGATAAACATGGAGGAGATTCAGGTGTTTCAAATGTTCTTAAAGGTGAGCTGGTAAAGGGGTTAAATATTATTGCAACCTCTACAATTGATGAATATTCCAAAAGAATTGAAAAAGAGCAAGGGCTTGCTGGAATGTTTGAAATTGTAAAATTAGAAGAAGCGGATGATCAAACTCTGTTTCGCATGATTCGTGAATCTATCAAAAGCTATCAAGAACATCATAAAATACAAATAGATGATGAAACGATTTCAGAATCTATTCGACTATCTAAAAGGTATTTAAAGGAAAAAAGTCTTCCTGAATCAGCAATTAACTTGATCGACCATACAATGTCGGTTTTAAAAACTTCGGGAGAAACTTTTCTTAATGAGAAACAGTCCATTACCAATAAATTAAATCTTTTAAAAGAAAATAAAGACAATTTATCTGAAAATCAATTGCTAAAGGAATATAAGTGGTTTCTTCATGATTTAACAAACAAAACAGCATTTTTGATAGATATTGATGAACAAAATGAAAAAATAAATTTTGAAACATCAGAATCTATTCTGAATTATATTGAGAACCTAATTAGCACGCTTGAGGAAAAAGCGCTTGACAAACGCTCCCATATTGAAGCTTTTGATTTGTCATTGATTATTGCTAAAAAAACAGGAATTCCCGCAGGAAAACTCAAAGAAGAAGAAAAACTAAAACTAAATACTATTGAAGAAGTTTTATGCCGAAGGGTAATCGGTCAAGATCATTGCATTGAGACTGTTGCTGGATCTATTTTAGAATCACGTTCGGGACTTAGCAAAGCAGGTCAGCCAATTGCTTCTTTCTTTTTCTTAGGGCCAACAGGAACAGGAAAAACAGAATTGGCCAAGTCATTAGCTGAATTTCTTTTTCAGGATGAAAACGCTATTATTCGTTTTGATATGTCTGAATTTAAAGAAGAGCATTCGGCAGCTTTATTATACGGCGCTCCTCCTGGCTATGTTGGTTACGAAGAAGGTGGGTTATTAGTAAACAAGATTAGACAAAAACCATATTCTATTGTTTTGTTTGATGAAATTGAAAAAGCACATCCTTCTGTCTTTGACGTATTTCTACAGATTATGGACGAAGGAAAACTGCACGATAGATTAGGCAAAGAAGGAGATTTCTCCAATGCCATAATTCTTTTTACCTCAAATATTGGCGCAGATCATATCGTCAATACATTTAATAATGGTGACATTCCAACTTCTAGTTCTTTAATGGAAATTATGGCAAATTATTTCAGGCCCGAATTTTTAGGGCGATTGACCGAAATCGTACCCTTTGCTCCAATTAATAAAGAAAATGCGCTAAAAATATTTGAGATTCACCTTAGAAAAGAATTCATTGATTTATTAAACAATAGTAAAATTACAGTAGAAATTCCTTTAGAAACTAAACTGTATTTAGCTGAAAACGGCTATAATGCTAAATATGGCGCAAGACCTATCAAAAACATCATTAGGACACATTTAAGAAGGACTCTAGCTAAAAAGATTATCTCTGGAGAAGTTAAAGACAACGACAACATATCGGTAATTATTGAAAACAACGAAGTGAAATGGATTATAGCAGAGTCTGTCGTGATTGAAAATTAA
- a CDS encoding PKD domain-containing protein, giving the protein MNQKNIDVRVLFFFTLLLLAGVIAFIIQFFNHVDCEDVKFYIFTDHSQSEESIEFYDKTPNAKSWVWDFGDGSEKDIRKNTFHIYKNAGKYYVTLTINGNCTHTKEITIKDKFAADKMGTPKIIAPKTITVGQPAYFKSISDNARTWEWAFGENKGIDETSSNPVYSFITPGEKTITLVINGDFSRVAKKIIYVHPRVIKKTNPLDVNSYEFEKRAEDFALPRGSVKKDPLEEMLQYVPVAPKTKTVKDSTAVIKKAPKMSEDQFEILFKKVAEGSKVKDDFADFLCDDLDIPVVKNDKDLMTFSQLCSSVKGKKIKIESIRLNKDKQTNCIKGLNISYKVKKYLIWSKD; this is encoded by the coding sequence ATGAATCAAAAAAATATTGATGTTAGGGTTTTATTTTTTTTTACACTTCTCTTACTAGCTGGAGTCATTGCGTTTATCATACAATTTTTTAATCATGTAGACTGCGAAGACGTCAAGTTTTACATTTTCACAGATCATTCACAATCAGAAGAATCGATAGAGTTTTATGACAAAACTCCTAATGCAAAATCATGGGTTTGGGACTTTGGGGATGGATCAGAAAAAGATATCAGAAAAAACACGTTTCACATCTATAAAAATGCAGGAAAATACTATGTTACTTTAACAATTAATGGTAATTGCACCCACACAAAAGAAATCACCATAAAAGACAAATTTGCTGCTGATAAAATGGGCACGCCAAAAATTATTGCGCCAAAAACTATTACAGTTGGACAACCCGCTTATTTTAAATCCATTTCAGATAATGCACGAACTTGGGAATGGGCGTTTGGAGAGAATAAAGGTATTGATGAAACCTCATCTAATCCAGTTTACAGTTTTATTACTCCAGGTGAAAAAACAATCACTTTAGTTATAAATGGGGACTTTAGCCGCGTGGCAAAAAAGATTATTTATGTACATCCAAGAGTTATTAAAAAGACTAATCCTCTGGACGTAAATTCATATGAATTTGAAAAAAGAGCAGAAGATTTTGCATTGCCACGGGGATCTGTAAAAAAGGATCCTCTTGAAGAAATGCTTCAATATGTTCCAGTTGCACCAAAAACCAAAACGGTAAAAGACAGTACTGCTGTAATTAAAAAAGCGCCTAAAATGTCTGAAGATCAGTTTGAAATTTTATTCAAAAAAGTAGCAGAAGGCAGTAAAGTAAAAGATGATTTTGCCGATTTTTTGTGTGATGACTTAGACATTCCTGTTGTAAAAAATGATAAAGATTTAATGACTTTCTCTCAATTATGTTCTTCTGTAAAAGGTAAAAAGATAAAAATCGAATCAATACGTTTAAATAAAGACAAACAAACTAATTGCATTAAAGGATTGAATATCAGCTATAAAGTAAAAAAATACCTGATCTGGTCTAAAGATTAA
- a CDS encoding C40 family peptidase, whose translation MKQFVIIILVMHLFTESHAQKYISQIPFKYDYSLELLKKQTQMNETGLKNRIIVNDNSENLSDEVLALKEKYSIILAVIPNKITNYKLYSYIDPWLNTPYKEKSFSKKGIDSSYFLQSLYSDVYKVTLPKDPAGMWKSKSIQIFTGRSFLAEGDLVFFRYDKDHPISDVGLYLHNDRILACTEKGLEIYNFNDEYFQLRYIGAGRINEDGKKK comes from the coding sequence ATGAAGCAGTTTGTTATAATAATTCTGGTAATGCATTTATTTACAGAAAGCCATGCTCAAAAATATATTTCGCAAATTCCCTTCAAATATGATTATTCTTTAGAGCTGTTAAAAAAGCAGACACAAATGAATGAAACAGGTTTGAAAAATAGAATTATCGTTAATGATAATTCAGAGAATTTAAGTGATGAAGTACTTGCCTTAAAAGAAAAATACTCCATTATTCTGGCTGTTATTCCAAATAAAATCACCAACTATAAATTGTATTCTTATATAGACCCATGGCTTAATACACCATACAAAGAAAAAAGCTTTTCTAAAAAAGGAATCGACAGTTCTTATTTTCTGCAGTCTTTATATAGCGACGTTTACAAGGTTACGCTTCCGAAAGATCCTGCAGGTATGTGGAAGTCTAAATCTATACAAATTTTTACTGGCCGCAGTTTCCTTGCCGAAGGTGATCTTGTTTTCTTTCGATACGATAAAGACCATCCGATATCTGATGTTGGTTTGTACCTGCATAATGACAGAATTCTGGCTTGTACAGAGAAAGGTCTTGAGATCTATAATTTCAATGATGAATATTTTCAGTTGCGATACATAGGCGCAGGGCGAATTAATGAGGATGGAAAGAAGAAGTAA
- a CDS encoding type VI secretion system baseplate subunit TssG, whose amino-acid sequence MERRSKKSLEDLAFEIENISYDIRAEVIANELLESGAVVQDEITVSNQGQFSRAYRSDILEAVIQDDNYDKQEYLNIRLSRDSMYDALPEGFVHSLTENNSDKSVKQMIREHKHQKKQEAEARVFFTPFENEIFHYRTKVESIERNFLYKLNGSKPLDFFYDFWGLSHIYPETLVSKFIQLLPYAYKIVGDIELACHCLSSIIEEKVTYTTTSSKEYSEEGEQVRLGENRLGVDFITGKDYMDYSMNVRIEIGPITNKPYQHYLKNGDIKIFIDCFCEHFFPMEVDIKTVLLINKETEEFNFSKEPVLGYTTRI is encoded by the coding sequence ATGGAAAGAAGAAGTAAAAAAAGTCTTGAGGATCTTGCATTCGAAATTGAAAATATTTCGTATGACATTAGGGCTGAAGTTATTGCTAACGAACTTCTTGAGTCCGGGGCAGTTGTGCAGGATGAAATTACGGTTTCTAATCAGGGGCAATTTTCGCGTGCCTACAGAAGCGACATTTTGGAGGCGGTAATTCAGGATGATAATTATGATAAACAGGAATATTTAAATATACGATTATCACGAGATAGTATGTATGATGCGCTTCCAGAAGGTTTTGTGCATAGCTTGACTGAGAATAATTCTGATAAGTCTGTAAAACAGATGATAAGGGAGCATAAACATCAGAAAAAGCAAGAAGCTGAAGCTCGTGTTTTTTTTACTCCTTTTGAAAATGAAATTTTTCATTATCGCACTAAAGTAGAAAGTATTGAAAGGAACTTTTTATATAAACTGAACGGAAGCAAACCGTTGGATTTTTTCTATGATTTTTGGGGATTATCACACATTTACCCTGAAACTTTAGTTTCAAAATTTATACAGCTGCTGCCATATGCGTACAAAATAGTGGGAGACATTGAGCTTGCCTGCCATTGTTTATCAAGTATTATTGAAGAAAAAGTAACCTATACAACAACAAGTTCTAAAGAATATAGCGAAGAAGGGGAACAGGTCAGGTTAGGAGAAAACAGATTGGGAGTTGATTTTATTACTGGAAAAGATTACATGGATTATTCCATGAATGTAAGGATAGAAATTGGTCCAATAACCAATAAACCTTATCAGCATTATCTTAAAAACGGGGACATAAAAATATTTATAGATTGTTTTTGCGAACATTTTTTTCCAATGGAAGTTGACATAAAAACAGTCTTACTGATTAATAAAGAAACAGAAGAGTTTAATTTTAGTAAAGAACCTGTGTTAGGGTATACAACACGAATTTAG
- a CDS encoding TssN family type VI secretion system protein, producing the protein MVKKHLLALIDIRLIVFLVVIIAVSFILTMVFSDKIKEFAVQYKRKFYIYIFSFVLIYALVGFLGYNKLFTELSDEFRFYQIASLLFGILNVYLYRWYFNEFNLKGVVGIELLFSFLVTLYSNVLFVIIYTALNGIALTFLMCSHFLIFIVPTGVYAAFNYMMQIPPKEYVTWKIPERKNPFPEIENVQMKDLLLITLLIQKKESDTKYTSIRSKGPVRIDFGALFYHTVSGYNQHNAESKIDLKENGENCSWVFFLQPKWYQTAKYIDAKYTLGMNGITENSVIICKRQKKEETKVNKKGKDKEGFMFEPKIENKEKEVEA; encoded by the coding sequence ATGGTAAAGAAGCATTTATTAGCCCTTATTGATATTAGGCTTATTGTATTTTTAGTAGTAATTATAGCGGTAAGCTTTATACTTACGATGGTATTCAGCGATAAAATAAAAGAATTTGCAGTACAGTATAAAAGAAAGTTTTACATCTATATTTTTTCATTTGTATTGATTTATGCATTGGTTGGCTTTTTAGGCTACAATAAATTATTTACAGAGCTTTCAGACGAGTTTCGATTTTATCAAATTGCCTCGCTGTTATTTGGAATCCTTAATGTGTATTTATATCGATGGTACTTTAACGAGTTTAACCTAAAAGGCGTTGTGGGTATCGAATTATTGTTTTCATTTTTAGTAACACTTTATTCAAATGTATTATTTGTGATTATTTATACCGCCTTAAACGGAATTGCACTAACATTTTTAATGTGCTCCCATTTTTTGATATTCATAGTGCCAACTGGAGTTTATGCTGCTTTTAATTACATGATGCAGATTCCTCCTAAAGAATATGTGACTTGGAAAATTCCAGAAAGAAAAAATCCCTTTCCTGAGATAGAAAATGTTCAAATGAAAGATTTGTTGTTGATTACCTTATTAATCCAGAAAAAAGAAAGTGACACTAAATATACTTCTATAAGATCTAAAGGTCCCGTAAGAATTGATTTTGGGGCGTTGTTCTATCATACTGTTTCAGGATATAATCAGCATAATGCTGAAAGTAAAATTGATTTAAAAGAAAACGGTGAAAATTGCAGTTGGGTATTCTTTTTACAGCCAAAATGGTATCAAACAGCCAAATATATAGATGCAAAATATACTTTAGGTATGAATGGTATTACTGAGAATTCGGTGATTATTTGTAAAAGACAGAAAAAAGAAGAAACCAAAGTAAATAAAAAAGGTAAGGATAAAGAAGGGTTTATGTTCGAACCTAAGATTGAAAATAAAGAAAAAGAGGTTGAAGCTTAA